A part of Nesterenkonia lutea genomic DNA contains:
- a CDS encoding fluoride efflux transporter FluC encodes MVVLIALVALAGACGALLRLFIGELIPEQGMKFPWTTLAVNLSGSGLLGLLLGAANARPKTPDWVVPTFGTGLLASYTTFSAVILAVMPSIPGEAYDELAAVTYVSPGAMEMLTYLFLSILGCTGAAAAGMTISRALFGQLGAESADLRSSS; translated from the coding sequence GTGGTGGTGCTCATCGCACTGGTGGCGCTGGCGGGAGCCTGCGGCGCGCTGCTGCGGCTGTTCATCGGCGAGCTCATCCCCGAGCAGGGCATGAAGTTCCCCTGGACGACCCTGGCGGTGAACCTGAGCGGATCGGGACTGCTGGGCCTGCTGCTCGGTGCCGCGAATGCCCGTCCCAAGACCCCGGACTGGGTGGTCCCCACCTTCGGCACCGGTCTGCTGGCCTCCTATACGACCTTCTCCGCGGTGATCCTGGCCGTGATGCCCTCGATCCCCGGTGAGGCCTACGACGAGCTGGCGGCGGTGACCTATGTGAGTCCCGGCGCCATGGAGATGCTCACCTATCTGTTCCTGAGCATCCTGGGCTGCACCGGGGCCGCGGCGGCCGGCATGACGATCAGCCGGGCTCTGTTCGGCCAGCTCGGAGCCGAGTCTGCAGACCTGCGGAGCAGCTCATGA
- a CDS encoding 50S ribosomal protein bL37, whose translation MSKRGRKRSARRKKNANHGKRPNS comes from the coding sequence ATGAGCAAGCGTGGACGCAAGCGCAGCGCTCGTCGCAAGAAGAATGCCAACCACGGCAAGCGCCCCAACTCCTGA
- a CDS encoding GDSL-type esterase/lipase family protein, with protein MEESTQDLRASMPGPRRHLRIVALGDELLSGVGDPRALGWLGRVISKTPIEGIALEHYALAMPGEGTEALSERWQQEAVPRFEAPSPGSAEAPERCLVVALNDKDLYSATSSARSRLNLANILDRASQEGIRCLVLGPVPTLDTERNQRISELNAAYRDVASRRSHVYVDAYTPLVSHEQWRSDLAANGGLPGQAGYGLMAWLVLHRGWYQWLGLQEPVA; from the coding sequence ATGGAAGAGTCCACTCAGGATCTCCGCGCCTCCATGCCCGGACCACGACGCCACCTGCGCATCGTGGCCCTCGGCGACGAGCTGCTCAGCGGGGTCGGCGATCCGCGCGCCCTGGGCTGGCTCGGACGGGTCATCTCCAAGACGCCGATCGAGGGCATCGCGCTGGAGCACTATGCGCTGGCGATGCCCGGTGAGGGCACCGAGGCGCTCTCGGAGCGCTGGCAGCAGGAGGCGGTGCCTCGCTTCGAGGCCCCGTCCCCGGGCTCAGCAGAGGCCCCGGAGCGGTGTCTGGTGGTCGCGCTGAATGACAAGGACCTCTACAGTGCGACATCCTCGGCCCGCTCACGGCTGAACCTGGCCAACATCCTGGACCGTGCCTCGCAGGAAGGCATCCGGTGCCTGGTGCTGGGCCCCGTGCCCACGCTGGACACGGAGCGCAACCAGCGGATCTCGGAGCTCAACGCCGCCTACCGGGACGTCGCCTCACGTCGCTCTCATGTGTACGTGGACGCCTATACCCCGCTGGTCAGCCACGAGCAGTGGCGCAGCGACCTCGCCGCGAACGGCGGCCTCCCCGGGCAGGCGGGCTACGGCCTGATGGCCTGGCTGGTGCTTCACCGCGGCTGGTATCAGTGGTTAGGGCTCCAAGAGCCGGTGGCCTAG
- the hisN gene encoding histidinol-phosphatase: protein MSSSTSAYTDDLRLAHMIADSVDAKTMSFFSSMDFEVETKPDLSPVTEADRQAEELIRGQLSRARGRDAVIGEEFGSTGAGPRQWIIDPIDGTKNFIRGVPAWATLIALVDEGEPVVGLVSAPALGKRWWAAKDGGAYTGKSLASAKRLQVSKVPKLEDAFFSYSSLAGWRTIGRSQNFLELTETVWRTRAFGDFWSYCMVAEGQVDMAAEPELNLHDMAALVPIVREAGGIFTSLDGEPGCTGTNGLATNGLLHDAALGALAADRPAPF from the coding sequence ATGAGCTCAAGCACCAGCGCCTACACCGATGACCTGCGCCTGGCGCATATGATCGCGGATTCTGTAGATGCCAAGACGATGTCCTTCTTCTCCTCCATGGACTTCGAGGTGGAGACCAAACCAGATCTGAGCCCGGTGACCGAAGCGGACCGGCAGGCCGAGGAGCTCATCCGCGGACAGCTCAGCCGGGCCCGCGGGCGCGATGCCGTCATCGGTGAGGAGTTCGGCTCCACCGGCGCCGGACCGCGCCAGTGGATCATCGACCCCATCGACGGGACCAAGAACTTCATCCGCGGAGTTCCGGCCTGGGCGACCCTGATCGCCCTGGTCGATGAGGGCGAGCCCGTGGTCGGTCTGGTGAGCGCCCCGGCGCTCGGGAAGCGCTGGTGGGCCGCGAAGGACGGGGGCGCGTACACCGGGAAGTCGCTGGCCTCCGCGAAACGGCTGCAGGTCTCCAAGGTCCCGAAGCTCGAGGATGCCTTCTTCTCCTACTCCTCCCTGGCTGGCTGGCGGACGATCGGGCGCAGCCAGAACTTCCTGGAGCTGACCGAGACGGTCTGGCGCACGCGCGCCTTCGGCGACTTCTGGTCCTACTGCATGGTCGCAGAGGGACAGGTCGACATGGCTGCCGAACCGGAGCTGAACCTCCATGACATGGCAGCCCTGGTGCCGATCGTCCGTGAGGCTGGCGGAATCTTCACCTCGCTCGACGGGGAGCCCGGCTGCACCGGCACCAACGGCCTGGCCACCAACGGCCTGCTCCACGACGCCGCCCTGGGTGCCCTCGCCGCAGACCGTCCCGCTCCCTTCTGA
- a CDS encoding metal ABC transporter ATP-binding protein, producing the protein MTAVPAAVVVDQLSAGYPGVRALEEVSLRVARRSICALLGANGSGKSTLFKALLGLHRPSAGRVRLFGLEPARARRSNQVSYVPQHEQVDTTFPVSVEQVVMMGRYGHMGFTRRTRPADRLACDEALDRVGLAELRRRGIGELSGGQRKRAFLARAIAQQAPLMLLDEPFAGVDRGSEELISAVLKQLRDEFDTTVLISTHHLAGVADLADEVVLLHQRVLASGPPADVLTEEQLGRSFGAVLRETP; encoded by the coding sequence ATGACCGCTGTGCCGGCCGCCGTCGTCGTCGATCAGCTGAGCGCGGGGTACCCCGGTGTCCGCGCGCTCGAGGAGGTGAGCCTGAGAGTCGCGCGGCGCAGCATCTGCGCGCTGCTGGGAGCCAACGGTTCGGGCAAGTCCACCCTCTTCAAGGCGCTGCTCGGACTGCACCGGCCCAGCGCCGGCCGCGTGCGGCTCTTCGGGCTCGAGCCGGCCCGGGCGCGGCGCAGCAACCAGGTCAGCTACGTTCCCCAGCATGAGCAGGTGGACACCACTTTTCCGGTCAGCGTGGAGCAGGTGGTCATGATGGGCCGCTACGGGCATATGGGCTTCACCCGGCGCACCAGGCCGGCAGACCGGCTGGCCTGTGATGAGGCGCTGGACCGGGTGGGGCTCGCTGAGCTGCGCCGGCGCGGGATCGGTGAGCTCTCCGGAGGTCAGCGCAAGCGCGCCTTCCTGGCCCGGGCGATCGCCCAGCAGGCCCCGCTGATGCTTCTCGATGAGCCCTTCGCCGGAGTGGACCGCGGCTCGGAGGAGCTGATCAGCGCCGTGCTCAAGCAGCTGCGCGACGAGTTCGACACCACTGTGCTGATCTCCACCCACCACCTGGCGGGTGTGGCGGACCTCGCCGACGAGGTGGTGCTGCTGCACCAGCGGGTGCTCGCCTCGGGGCCGCCTGCGGATGTGCTCACCGAGGAGCAGCTGGGACGCAGCTTCGGCGCCGTGCTGCGGGAGACGCCATGA
- the rsgA gene encoding ribosome small subunit-dependent GTPase A has protein sequence MSRWADWDESHVRVRPNKKGSRPRTKESPDYTDAELGRVVTVDRGRYTVHLEDADGSERVISAVRARALRRTPVVPGDIVGLVGDTSGDEGTLARLIRIEERSTLLRRSAEDTDDAERVIVANADQLLIVVAAADPAPRTGFIDRALVAAYDAGITPILLVTKADLVDEPADPAGLLSHYAELDLQVVISQQAAGSVSGEPSLDAAAVTALRTSLCRRVTAMIGHSGVGKSTMVNALTGADRATSGVNAVTGRGRHTSSSAVALNLEPTASLDAADARDSWIIDTPGVRTFGLAHVAPDDVLGAFSDLVDGSVDCEPGCAHVSPEGGCALDAWVEAGHAGEHGAARLASLRGLISSMAGTEEAPAEKRLGA, from the coding sequence ATGAGCCGCTGGGCGGACTGGGACGAGTCCCACGTGCGGGTGCGTCCCAATAAGAAGGGCTCCCGGCCGCGGACCAAGGAATCCCCCGACTACACCGATGCCGAGCTGGGCCGCGTGGTGACCGTGGACCGCGGCCGCTACACCGTGCATCTCGAAGACGCTGACGGCTCTGAGCGGGTGATCTCCGCCGTGCGCGCCCGGGCGCTGCGCCGCACCCCGGTGGTGCCCGGGGACATCGTGGGCCTGGTGGGCGACACCTCCGGGGACGAGGGCACGCTGGCCCGGCTGATCCGGATCGAAGAGCGCTCCACGTTGCTGCGCCGCAGCGCCGAGGACACGGATGACGCGGAGCGGGTGATCGTCGCCAATGCCGACCAGCTGCTGATCGTCGTCGCCGCGGCGGATCCTGCGCCCCGCACCGGATTCATCGACCGCGCCCTGGTCGCCGCCTACGACGCCGGGATCACCCCGATCCTGCTGGTCACCAAGGCAGACCTGGTCGACGAGCCCGCGGACCCGGCGGGCCTGCTCAGCCACTACGCGGAGCTCGACCTGCAGGTGGTGATCTCCCAGCAGGCGGCGGGATCCGTCTCTGGAGAGCCCAGCCTGGACGCCGCCGCAGTGACGGCGCTGCGCACCTCGCTGTGCCGACGCGTGACGGCCATGATCGGGCATTCGGGGGTCGGAAAGTCCACCATGGTCAATGCTCTGACCGGCGCGGACCGGGCGACCAGCGGGGTCAATGCGGTGACCGGACGCGGTCGGCACACCTCATCCTCCGCCGTGGCGCTGAATCTCGAGCCCACCGCCTCCCTGGACGCCGCCGACGCCAGAGACTCCTGGATCATCGACACCCCCGGGGTGCGCACCTTCGGCCTGGCCCACGTGGCCCCGGATGACGTCCTGGGGGCGTTCTCTGACCTGGTCGACGGGTCTGTGGACTGCGAGCCTGGCTGCGCACACGTCTCCCCCGAGGGTGGCTGCGCCCTGGACGCCTGGGTGGAGGCCGGACATGCCGGAGAGCACGGTGCTGCGCGTCTGGCATCGCTGCGCGGACTGATCAGCTCCATGGCGGGCACCGAAGAGGCTCCTGCGGAGAAGCGGCTCGGCGCGTAA
- a CDS encoding metal ABC transporter solute-binding protein, Zn/Mn family, translating into MRFHPTALSIGGALFVTSLSGCASATPTQEQSPAGEDLPVVLASFSVLEDMASAVGGDLVDTRTITPPGAEVHEYSPTPGDLRDTAQADLILFNGLGLEAWYEQFLTHTSAEVLMVSEGVQTLPVTRLPDAEAPEDDDEDDDDAPAADRSQAELPVNPHAWMSPAQAMVYVDNIEAALSELSPANAPQFARNAEAYRDEIRAIWDSAAQRLEPLRTGDGADGVHLVTCEGAFSYLAQDLGLKEHYLWPLNAEDQGSPQQVEAQIRYVAEHEVPTVFCESTVNDSAQQQVAESTGARLSDPLHVDSVTEPDGPAPSYLELLQHDLDLIIEGAQS; encoded by the coding sequence ATGCGCTTCCACCCGACGGCCCTGAGCATCGGCGGGGCCCTCTTCGTCACGAGCCTGAGCGGCTGTGCTTCGGCGACCCCCACGCAGGAGCAGTCCCCCGCGGGTGAGGACCTGCCGGTGGTGCTCGCCAGCTTCTCCGTGCTGGAAGACATGGCCTCCGCGGTGGGCGGAGACCTGGTGGACACCCGCACCATCACCCCGCCCGGGGCTGAGGTCCATGAATACTCCCCCACCCCCGGCGATCTTCGCGACACCGCCCAGGCGGATCTGATCCTGTTCAACGGGCTGGGGCTGGAGGCCTGGTATGAGCAGTTCCTCACCCACACCTCCGCAGAGGTGCTGATGGTCTCCGAGGGCGTCCAGACCCTGCCGGTGACCCGCCTGCCCGACGCCGAGGCCCCTGAGGACGATGACGAGGACGACGACGACGCGCCCGCCGCTGATCGGTCCCAGGCAGAGCTGCCGGTGAATCCCCACGCCTGGATGTCCCCCGCCCAGGCCATGGTCTATGTGGACAACATCGAAGCGGCCCTGAGCGAGCTCTCCCCGGCGAATGCGCCGCAGTTCGCGAGGAACGCCGAGGCGTACCGGGACGAGATCCGCGCGATCTGGGACTCCGCGGCGCAGCGGCTCGAGCCGCTGCGCACCGGAGACGGCGCGGACGGGGTCCACCTGGTCACCTGCGAAGGGGCGTTCAGCTACCTGGCCCAGGACCTCGGACTGAAGGAGCACTATCTCTGGCCGCTCAATGCGGAGGATCAGGGCAGCCCCCAGCAGGTCGAGGCGCAGATCCGCTATGTCGCAGAACACGAGGTCCCCACCGTGTTCTGCGAGTCCACGGTGAACGACTCGGCGCAGCAGCAGGTGGCCGAGTCCACCGGCGCCCGCCTCAGCGACCCGCTCCACGTGGATTCCGTCACCGAGCCGGACGGGCCCGCGCCGAGCTACCTCGAGCTGCTGCAGCATGACCTTGACCTGATCATCGAAGGAGCCCAGTCATGA
- the rsrA gene encoding mycothiol system anti-sigma-R factor gives MNDPDLSPAVGVSPGRWLDENCKDGDCTETQMRMERIYEYADGALSREDIGEVELHLQACPECAKDYDLECIIRTVVRRSCAERAPETLKVTILERISQIRLEAGHGQDEDHL, from the coding sequence ATGAACGATCCCGACCTCAGCCCTGCCGTCGGCGTGAGCCCCGGCAGATGGCTCGATGAGAACTGCAAGGACGGGGACTGCACCGAGACCCAGATGCGCATGGAGCGGATCTACGAATATGCCGACGGCGCGCTCAGCCGCGAGGACATCGGCGAGGTGGAGCTGCATCTGCAGGCCTGCCCAGAATGCGCCAAGGACTACGACCTCGAGTGCATCATCCGCACCGTGGTGCGACGCTCCTGCGCAGAACGTGCACCGGAGACGCTGAAGGTCACGATCCTCGAACGGATCAGCCAGATCCGTCTGGAGGCCGGCCACGGCCAGGACGAGGACCACCTCTGA
- a CDS encoding metal ABC transporter permease has product MMEILTQPLEFTFMQHALAAAIISSVVCALLSCWLVLMGWSLMGEAVAHSILPGIVLAHIFGVPMAVGAFVFGMLAVLLIGGISGGSTLKHDTSIGVVFTSLFALGLVLISRTPSETHLTHILFGNVLGISQADLLQTAGLGLATVAVLLALRRSLVLLAFDKIHAHTIGMSTGALSILLLTLLALTTVTSLQTLGILLVVAMLVVPGATALLLCRRFGPMLVVAAVSAGASAIIGVYASYWFDTSTGGSIVLTQSAQFALAYFFAPAKGMIPRMRRGRRRPVASRPTAQPRRSPLDVKDSA; this is encoded by the coding sequence ATGATGGAGATCCTGACCCAGCCCCTGGAGTTCACCTTCATGCAGCACGCCCTGGCCGCGGCGATCATCTCCTCGGTGGTCTGCGCCCTGCTGTCCTGCTGGCTCGTGCTGATGGGATGGTCGCTGATGGGCGAAGCGGTGGCCCATTCGATCCTGCCCGGCATCGTGCTGGCCCACATCTTCGGGGTCCCCATGGCCGTCGGCGCCTTCGTCTTCGGCATGCTCGCGGTCCTGCTCATCGGCGGGATCAGCGGCGGCTCCACGCTGAAGCATGACACCTCGATCGGCGTCGTCTTCACCTCGCTCTTCGCACTGGGCCTGGTGCTGATCTCCCGCACCCCGAGCGAGACCCATCTGACGCACATCCTCTTCGGCAATGTGCTCGGGATCTCCCAGGCAGATCTGCTGCAGACCGCGGGCCTCGGCCTTGCCACCGTGGCCGTGCTGCTCGCGCTGCGGCGCAGTCTGGTCCTGCTGGCCTTCGACAAGATCCACGCCCATACCATCGGGATGTCCACCGGAGCGCTGTCCATCCTGCTGCTGACCCTGCTGGCGCTGACCACGGTGACCTCGCTTCAGACGCTGGGGATCCTGCTGGTCGTCGCTATGCTGGTGGTGCCGGGCGCCACCGCGCTGCTGCTGTGCCGGCGCTTCGGGCCCATGCTCGTGGTGGCCGCGGTCAGCGCCGGGGCCTCTGCGATCATCGGCGTCTATGCCAGCTACTGGTTCGACACCTCCACCGGCGGTTCGATCGTGCTCACGCAGTCCGCGCAGTTCGCCCTGGCCTACTTCTTCGCCCCGGCGAAGGGGATGATCCCCCGAATGCGGCGAGGACGACGACGCCCGGTGGCCTCCCGCCCGACCGCTCAGCCCCGACGGTCGCCCCTCGACGTGAAGGACTCCGCCTAG
- a CDS encoding metal-dependent transcriptional regulator has product MSPRTSAQGRSTATTTATTSVEDYAKTIYGLAEWDGASVTASALAKTLGVSNPSVTLMVRKMAELGLVEHRRYAPIALTLAGRELALAMVRRHRLIETWLVRELGYGWDEVHEEAERLEHAVSETFVDRLDIRLGHPRVDPHGDPIPGPDLQLDYPDTQLLCRVPASVEVRLEQVDDAVPDALLALDTHGVPIGAQVRVTATEGGAVVLAPVGAADEQGSEDVRLPHEVAHAMRVSLVR; this is encoded by the coding sequence ATGTCGCCCCGCACCTCCGCCCAAGGGCGCTCCACCGCCACCACCACCGCCACCACTTCGGTGGAGGACTACGCCAAGACGATCTATGGGCTCGCCGAATGGGACGGCGCCTCGGTGACTGCCTCCGCGCTGGCCAAGACGCTCGGCGTCTCGAACCCCTCCGTGACGCTCATGGTGCGCAAGATGGCGGAGCTGGGCCTGGTGGAGCACCGCCGCTACGCTCCGATCGCGCTGACCTTGGCGGGACGTGAGCTCGCCCTGGCCATGGTGCGTCGGCACCGGCTGATCGAGACCTGGCTGGTGCGGGAGCTGGGCTACGGCTGGGACGAGGTGCACGAGGAGGCCGAGCGGCTGGAGCATGCGGTCTCCGAGACCTTCGTCGACCGTCTCGACATCCGTCTGGGACATCCCCGGGTGGACCCGCACGGGGACCCCATCCCGGGGCCCGACCTTCAGCTGGACTACCCCGACACCCAGCTGCTCTGCCGCGTGCCGGCCTCGGTCGAGGTGCGTCTGGAGCAGGTGGACGACGCGGTGCCCGATGCCCTGCTGGCGCTGGACACCCACGGGGTGCCGATCGGCGCGCAGGTCAGGGTGACGGCCACCGAGGGCGGCGCCGTCGTCCTGGCTCCCGTCGGTGCGGCAGATGAGCAGGGGTCCGAGGACGTTCGACTCCCCCATGAGGTCGCACACGCCATGCGGGTGAGCCTGGTTCGCTGA
- a CDS encoding sigma-70 family RNA polymerase sigma factor produces the protein MRNVARAAVVVPGMTSTTLAPGAPRSTATGRRRPVVALRVDSAVMEKPEAPGTAPDSRSTDSSSVVVAEETEQQRRVRFESEALQYVDQLYSAAMRMTRNPQDAEDLVQEAYTKAYSAFHQYKPGTNLKAWLYRILTNTYINIYRKKQRQPLQANTDTVEDWQMAQAAEHTSSGLRSAEVEALDHLPDSDVKNALQQIPEEFRLAVYFSDVEGFAYKEIAEILNIPIGTVMSRLHRGRKLLRELLHDYARERGFKKQEAKK, from the coding sequence ATGAGGAATGTTGCACGCGCCGCCGTCGTTGTGCCGGGCATGACGTCGACGACACTGGCCCCAGGGGCCCCGCGCAGCACCGCCACAGGCCGGAGACGCCCGGTGGTCGCTCTGCGAGTAGACTCAGCCGTGATGGAAAAGCCCGAAGCCCCCGGCACAGCCCCTGACTCGAGGAGCACTGACTCGAGCAGCGTCGTCGTCGCCGAAGAGACCGAACAGCAGCGTCGCGTGCGTTTTGAGAGCGAGGCTCTCCAATACGTGGATCAGCTCTACTCTGCCGCCATGCGGATGACGCGAAATCCGCAGGATGCAGAGGACCTGGTCCAGGAGGCCTACACCAAGGCGTACTCGGCGTTCCACCAGTACAAGCCCGGAACCAACCTCAAGGCCTGGCTGTACCGCATTCTGACGAACACCTATATCAACATCTATCGGAAGAAGCAGCGCCAGCCGCTGCAGGCCAATACGGACACTGTCGAGGACTGGCAGATGGCTCAGGCGGCCGAACACACCTCCTCCGGTCTGCGTTCGGCCGAGGTCGAGGCGCTGGATCACCTTCCTGACTCAGACGTGAAGAACGCGCTGCAGCAGATCCCTGAAGAGTTCCGCCTGGCGGTGTACTTCTCCGATGTTGAGGGCTTCGCCTATAAAGAGATCGCCGAGATCCTGAACATCCCCATCGGCACCGTGATGTCACGACTGCACCGGGGCAGAAAGCTGCTGCGCGAACTGCTGCATGACTATGCCCGTGAACGTGGCTTCAAGAAGCAGGAGGCCAAGAAATGA
- a CDS encoding 3-phosphoshikimate 1-carboxyvinyltransferase, translating to MPPQPWPAPRAGAPLRAEVTVPGSKSLTNRYLLLAALAEGPCVVINPLQSRDSQLMLAALQELGSTVEHIADWEGTGAPAVRITPLPSLTQSPEHSAGQASDPASGQDSGQASDQASGHASSEAASPREHSIDCGLAGTVMRFLPAVAALTGARVRFDGDPAARVRPMGPVLQALRDLGVEVSGAGTAQPGDVDYPGDADHLPFTVHARTGITGDAVTMDASASSQFISGMLLTAARMPRGLTLRHAGASVPSLEHVEMTCKVLAEVGVEVSSPAQHTWKVEPGAIPSFTVRVEPDLSNAGPFLCAAAAIGGEVSLRGWPKHSTQIGRRWTELLPAFGAEVLEEAETDSTVTLRVRGGSLRSPGTVDGTAELTPTVAALAALCEEPTRFTSVAHLRGHETDRIAALVTEIRRLGGQAEETEDGFTVLAPVTHGGLVRSYADHRMATFGAVLGLVIDSVEVEDIACTAKTMPDFPQLWAGLLESSSAAHI from the coding sequence GTGCCCCCGCAGCCGTGGCCAGCTCCACGGGCGGGGGCACCGCTGCGCGCTGAGGTGACCGTGCCCGGCTCCAAGTCGCTGACCAACAGGTACCTGCTGCTGGCCGCACTGGCCGAAGGTCCGTGCGTGGTCATCAACCCGCTGCAGTCCCGAGATTCGCAGCTCATGCTCGCCGCGCTGCAGGAACTGGGCAGCACCGTGGAGCACATCGCCGACTGGGAGGGCACCGGCGCGCCCGCCGTGCGGATCACGCCGCTGCCATCCCTGACGCAGTCCCCCGAGCACTCGGCTGGTCAGGCCTCCGATCCGGCCTCTGGTCAGGACTCTGGTCAGGCCTCCGATCAGGCCTCTGGTCACGCCTCGAGCGAGGCCGCCTCCCCGAGGGAGCACAGCATCGACTGTGGACTGGCCGGCACCGTGATGCGCTTCCTGCCGGCCGTGGCCGCACTGACCGGGGCGCGGGTGCGCTTCGACGGGGATCCCGCCGCGCGCGTCCGTCCCATGGGTCCGGTGCTCCAGGCGCTGCGAGACCTCGGTGTCGAGGTCAGCGGAGCCGGCACTGCCCAGCCCGGAGACGTTGACTACCCCGGAGACGCCGACCACCTGCCCTTCACCGTCCATGCGCGGACCGGCATCACCGGCGACGCCGTCACCATGGACGCCTCGGCCTCCTCCCAGTTCATCTCGGGCATGCTGCTCACCGCGGCCCGGATGCCCCGGGGGCTGACGCTCCGCCACGCCGGCGCCTCGGTCCCCTCCCTCGAACATGTCGAGATGACCTGCAAGGTCCTGGCCGAGGTGGGCGTCGAGGTGAGCTCTCCGGCGCAGCACACCTGGAAGGTCGAGCCCGGAGCGATCCCGAGCTTCACCGTCAGGGTCGAACCGGATCTCTCCAACGCCGGTCCCTTCCTCTGCGCCGCCGCGGCCATCGGCGGAGAGGTCAGCCTGCGCGGCTGGCCGAAGCATTCCACGCAGATCGGACGCCGCTGGACCGAGCTGCTTCCCGCCTTCGGGGCGGAGGTGCTCGAGGAGGCGGAGACCGATTCCACCGTGACCCTGCGCGTGCGCGGCGGATCTCTGCGCAGCCCGGGCACCGTGGACGGCACGGCGGAGCTGACCCCCACCGTCGCGGCTCTGGCCGCGCTGTGTGAAGAGCCCACCCGGTTCACCTCGGTGGCCCATCTGCGCGGCCATGAGACCGACCGCATCGCGGCCCTGGTGACCGAGATCCGGCGCCTCGGCGGACAGGCGGAGGAGACCGAGGACGGCTTCACCGTCCTGGCTCCGGTGACACACGGCGGCCTGGTCCGCAGCTACGCCGATCACCGGATGGCCACCTTCGGCGCGGTGCTGGGGCTGGTGATCGATTCCGTGGAGGTCGAGGACATCGCCTGCACCGCGAAGACCATGCCTGACTTCCCGCAGCTCTGGGCCGGGCTCCTCGAGTCCTCCTCGGCGGCGCACATATGA
- a CDS encoding DoxX family protein translates to MSLLRKFARPLLGASFIATGVDRLRNTDDASARIESTLEEIGSMVPQAEPLVSNAKLTTQVLGGVEIAAGLALSTGRFSRAAALTLACVHKFDSYAEYRNAEVESDSDVTAQRSTLLKNLSILGGLGLAIVDLDGKPSLGWRAEHLAKATRKKGAKLSDKTSAWADDLGSGTNKKVRGFEKNAKKNLNNASKGKKKKAQLARKKLGV, encoded by the coding sequence ATGTCTCTACTCCGTAAATTCGCCCGCCCGCTGCTGGGGGCAAGCTTCATCGCCACCGGTGTCGACCGACTGCGCAACACCGATGATGCCTCGGCGAGGATCGAGTCCACCCTGGAGGAGATCGGCTCGATGGTCCCCCAGGCCGAGCCGCTGGTCTCCAACGCCAAGCTCACCACTCAGGTGCTCGGCGGCGTCGAGATCGCCGCCGGCCTCGCGCTGTCGACCGGACGCTTCTCCCGCGCAGCGGCGCTGACGCTGGCCTGCGTGCACAAGTTCGACAGCTACGCCGAGTACCGCAACGCTGAAGTCGAGAGCGACTCCGATGTCACCGCACAGCGCAGCACGCTGCTGAAGAACCTCTCCATCCTCGGCGGCCTGGGGCTTGCGATCGTGGACCTCGACGGCAAGCCCTCCCTGGGCTGGCGCGCGGAGCACCTGGCCAAGGCCACCCGCAAGAAGGGCGCCAAGCTGAGTGACAAGACCTCGGCCTGGGCCGATGACCTCGGCAGCGGCACCAACAAGAAGGTGCGCGGCTTCGAGAAGAACGCGAAGAAGAACTTGAACAACGCATCCAAGGGCAAGAAGAAGAAGGCCCAGCTGGCGAGGAAGAAGCTCGGAGTCTGA
- a CDS encoding fluoride efflux transporter FluC, with product MISELNLLVVVGVAAGGALGAVLRFLLDRYLRGGLLVANTLACLALGYLYGELSWLAENGGPGADSLLSASVSTILALGVLGALSTFATVSVRVAQRWMAGHRLRAAGIWAAHVGLGFAAAAVGIALSQLSGLY from the coding sequence ATGATTTCTGAACTCAACCTCCTGGTCGTGGTGGGTGTGGCCGCAGGCGGCGCACTGGGTGCGGTCCTTCGCTTCCTGCTGGACCGATACCTCCGGGGCGGGCTGCTGGTCGCCAATACGCTTGCCTGCCTGGCCCTGGGGTACCTCTATGGCGAACTGTCCTGGCTGGCCGAGAACGGTGGTCCCGGCGCAGACAGCCTGCTCTCCGCGTCGGTGTCCACCATCCTGGCGCTCGGCGTCCTCGGGGCGCTGAGCACCTTCGCCACCGTGTCCGTGCGCGTGGCGCAGCGCTGGATGGCCGGACACCGGCTCCGCGCGGCGGGCATCTGGGCGGCGCATGTGGGGCTGGGCTTCGCGGCCGCAGCCGTGGGCATTGCACTGTCTCAACTGTCGGGTCTATACTGA